A window of the Chroogloeocystis siderophila 5.2 s.c.1 genome harbors these coding sequences:
- a CDS encoding glycoside hydrolase family 10 protein: protein MLKLHRSQYLLLLICAVSLAITLVLTPLSHQTTIASARTSAPELRGVWLTNIDSDVLFNRDRLTQAIARLHQLNFNTIYPTVWNWGYTLYPSRVAQRVIGRSLDPTPGLRQRDILNEIVRQAHQKKMAVIPWFEFGFMAPADSLLAQRYPQWLTTRRDGSKIWQEGTHERVWLNPFRPDVQRFILDLIVEIVSNYDVNGIQFDDHFGLPSEFGYDAYTIALYQKEHQGQRPPSDPQDAAWVRWRADKITAYMQQVFHAVKARKPNCLISVSPNPQRFSYDLFLADWEKWERKGFVEELILQVYRNDINVFISELQYPEVVAAKRHIPVSIGILSGLKNRHVPIQQIQEQVAAVRQRKFAGVSFFFYETLWNLSQEKSSDRQSVFQRIFSAAAARPNIYKGWKSG, encoded by the coding sequence ATGCTTAAATTGCACCGATCGCAGTATCTACTGCTCTTAATCTGTGCGGTGAGCCTGGCTATAACTTTAGTACTTACGCCACTATCGCACCAAACAACCATTGCTAGCGCTCGCACTTCAGCACCAGAGTTAAGGGGTGTATGGTTAACAAATATAGATAGTGATGTTTTATTTAATCGCGATCGCCTTACGCAAGCGATCGCCCGCTTACATCAACTCAACTTCAATACAATTTATCCGACAGTTTGGAATTGGGGCTATACGCTTTACCCTAGCCGAGTCGCACAACGCGTAATTGGGCGATCGCTCGATCCCACCCCAGGGCTACGACAGCGCGATATCTTAAACGAAATTGTGCGACAAGCACATCAGAAAAAAATGGCAGTCATTCCTTGGTTTGAGTTTGGCTTTATGGCACCGGCGGATTCACTGCTTGCTCAACGTTATCCGCAATGGCTGACAACTCGCCGTGACGGTAGCAAAATTTGGCAAGAGGGAACGCACGAACGTGTATGGCTAAATCCCTTCCGTCCTGATGTACAGCGATTTATATTAGATCTCATTGTCGAAATTGTTAGCAATTATGATGTAAACGGTATTCAATTTGACGATCACTTCGGCTTACCGTCCGAGTTCGGGTACGATGCCTACACCATAGCGCTTTATCAAAAAGAACACCAGGGTCAACGTCCACCAAGCGATCCCCAAGATGCAGCATGGGTACGCTGGCGTGCTGATAAGATTACAGCGTATATGCAACAAGTTTTTCATGCTGTCAAAGCTAGAAAGCCAAATTGCTTAATATCTGTCTCGCCAAATCCGCAACGCTTTTCCTACGACTTATTTTTAGCCGATTGGGAAAAGTGGGAGCGTAAAGGCTTCGTCGAAGAATTAATTTTGCAAGTCTATCGCAACGACATCAACGTATTCATCAGCGAATTGCAGTATCCTGAAGTTGTTGCAGCAAAACGTCATATTCCAGTCAGTATTGGAATTTTAAGCGGGCTAAAAAACCGCCATGTGCCAATTCAACAGATTCAAGAACAAGTAGCAGCAGTCCGCCAGCGCAAATTTGCAGGAGTTTCCTTTTTCTTCTACGAAACTTTGTGGAACCTTTCGCAGGAGAAGTCAAGCGATCGCCAATCCGTCTTTCAAAGAATTTTTTCAGCAGCAGCAGCGCGACCAAATATTTACAAAGGGTGGAAGAGTGGCTAG
- a CDS encoding glycosyltransferase family 2 protein — protein MTQVLQQQSTPSSIEKTPLVSVIINNYNYGRFLTQAIESVLNQSYSNWELIVVDDGSTDNSREIIEAYKEKLIPILQKNAGQGEAINTGIAHAQGEIISFLDADDYFARDKLEKIVAGFCEHPEWVQISHCWISVNSEGQTVGRGSTILSQGDVRNLLLRWGRYAMGITSGLAYRRAVLQKVLPIPTRKAAAADTYLTVAVPFYGEVGCINEPLMFYRIHGSNKQAHNDNVPYLIQEREDTATFINQASAKVGLAERFDLLKDVDYRSLTALQQGGVPLTEAIEILWLSLRESIAIGRSARDTLERVLRRGICTLFPSEGRAVLRLGLRGYLRFKLFGQ, from the coding sequence ATGACTCAAGTACTTCAACAGCAATCAACACCTTCTAGCATTGAAAAGACACCACTAGTTAGTGTCATTATTAATAATTACAACTACGGTCGGTTCTTGACTCAAGCCATTGAAAGTGTTTTAAACCAGAGTTACTCAAACTGGGAATTGATCGTTGTTGATGATGGGTCAACAGACAATTCTCGCGAAATTATTGAAGCTTACAAAGAGAAACTGATACCGATCTTGCAAAAGAATGCAGGACAAGGAGAGGCTATTAATACAGGAATTGCACACGCTCAAGGCGAAATTATCAGTTTTTTAGATGCAGACGACTACTTTGCGCGCGACAAACTAGAAAAAATCGTAGCAGGGTTTTGCGAGCATCCGGAATGGGTACAAATTTCTCATTGCTGGATTTCAGTCAACAGTGAAGGTCAAACTGTTGGTCGAGGCTCGACGATCTTGAGTCAAGGAGATGTACGCAATCTACTATTACGCTGGGGCAGATATGCAATGGGAATTACATCAGGACTTGCATATCGTCGTGCAGTTTTACAAAAAGTTTTGCCTATTCCCACGAGAAAAGCGGCTGCTGCTGATACATATTTAACAGTAGCTGTTCCTTTTTATGGTGAAGTAGGGTGCATTAATGAACCGCTAATGTTTTATCGCATTCATGGTAGTAACAAACAAGCGCATAACGACAACGTACCCTATCTAATTCAAGAGCGCGAGGATACCGCAACTTTTATCAATCAAGCCTCTGCCAAGGTGGGATTAGCCGAGCGATTTGATCTTCTCAAAGACGTCGATTATCGCAGTCTCACAGCACTACAACAGGGTGGCGTACCTTTAACAGAAGCGATAGAAATTCTTTGGTTGTCATTGAGAGAAAGCATTGCAATTGGCAGAAGTGCAAGAGATACTCTCGAAAGGGTATTGCGGCGTGGAATTTGCACACTGTTTCCTTCCGAAGGTAGGGCTGTTCTTCGTTTAGGACTGCGTGGCTACTTGCGTTTCAAGTTATTCGGTCAATAG